A stretch of uncultured Campylobacter sp. DNA encodes these proteins:
- a CDS encoding cation diffusion facilitator family transporter: MEVPQAAYSRDKIIVRTGAIGIVSNVILAAFKGVVGLISGSIAIVLDAVNNLSDALSSVITIVGVHLASKQPDRAHPFGHGRIEYLSAIVIAVIILYTGGVSLVESIKKIIHPQAANYNAVSLVIIAVAVAAKFSLGLYTQKTGERVNSDSLIASGVDAKYDALVSLATLVAALISLIFGLSLEAYLGAIISALLIKTAYEILRDTISKLLGSRPSLELTNEIYDVVRGFEGVIGAYDLMFHDYGPDKMVGSIHIEVASDTTAAQIDALTRRIQNAVFAKFNIILDTVGIYAFNKNDPRAAEIREHIKQMALSHEFVSQIHGFYLDEPKHSISFDVIVDFAAPDMEATFRAVCKQVRAAYPNYTLIITRDSDYSG; the protein is encoded by the coding sequence ATGGAAGTACCTCAAGCGGCGTATAGCAGAGATAAAATCATCGTTCGCACCGGTGCGATCGGTATCGTTTCAAATGTAATTTTAGCGGCATTTAAGGGCGTCGTGGGGCTGATTTCTGGCTCGATCGCGATCGTGCTTGATGCCGTAAATAACCTAAGCGACGCGCTTTCGTCCGTCATTACGATCGTGGGCGTGCATCTTGCTAGCAAGCAACCCGATCGCGCGCATCCCTTCGGGCACGGCAGGATCGAGTATCTAAGCGCGATCGTAATCGCCGTCATCATCCTCTACACCGGCGGCGTCTCGCTCGTTGAATCGATCAAAAAGATCATTCATCCGCAAGCGGCGAATTATAATGCGGTTTCGCTCGTCATCATCGCCGTAGCCGTCGCGGCGAAATTTAGCCTGGGGCTCTATACGCAAAAGACGGGCGAGCGCGTAAATTCCGACTCGCTCATCGCTAGCGGCGTGGACGCCAAATACGATGCGCTCGTGTCGTTAGCCACCCTCGTAGCGGCTTTGATTTCGCTTATTTTCGGGCTGAGCTTGGAAGCGTATCTGGGCGCGATAATTTCGGCACTTCTAATTAAAACGGCGTACGAAATTCTACGCGATACGATCAGCAAGCTTTTGGGTTCGCGTCCGAGCCTGGAGCTGACGAATGAAATTTACGACGTCGTGCGCGGCTTTGAGGGCGTCATAGGCGCGTATGATCTGATGTTTCATGACTACGGGCCCGACAAGATGGTCGGCAGCATCCATATCGAGGTCGCAAGCGATACGACCGCGGCGCAGATCGACGCTCTTACGCGCCGCATCCAAAACGCCGTTTTTGCGAAATTTAATATCATCCTAGACACCGTAGGAATTTACGCGTTTAATAAAAACGATCCGCGCGCCGCCGAGATCCGCGAACATATCAAGCAGATGGCGCTATCGCACGAGTTCGTTTCGCAGATACATGGATTTTATCTCGATGAGCCGAAACACTCGATTAGCTTCGACGTCATCGTCGATTTCGCAGCGCCAGACATGGAGGCGACGTTTCGCGCGGTCTGTAAGCAGGTACGCGCCGCGTATCCGAACTACACGCTCATCATCACTCGCGATAGCGATTACAGCGGCTAA
- the thiF gene encoding sulfur carrier protein ThiS adenylyltransferase ThiF translates to MQIKLNGKAYETGASDLEGLKREVKFSGEIAVINGYASAQNCALKAGDDLFLLARGAELSPQELRELMLARNAPAVNEALQGSRVAICGLGGLGSNVAILLARAGVGELFLIDFDVVEPTNLNRQQYEIGDLYKPKTAALREKIARINPFVRVRTLNERLTAHNVAEILKNERIICECFDDAAAKAMIFGAFGGTDRFLICASGMAGSGDANEIRTMRFGKNVFVCGDRKSAAAQGVGLLAPRVAICAAHQANVALRLILGEEG, encoded by the coding sequence ATGCAGATAAAACTAAACGGCAAAGCTTACGAAACGGGCGCGAGCGATCTTGAGGGGCTGAAGCGCGAAGTTAAATTTAGCGGCGAGATCGCCGTGATAAACGGCTATGCGAGCGCGCAAAACTGCGCGCTAAAGGCGGGAGATGATCTCTTTTTGCTCGCGCGCGGCGCGGAGCTATCGCCGCAGGAGCTTCGCGAGCTGATGCTTGCTCGTAACGCTCCCGCCGTAAACGAGGCGCTGCAAGGCTCGCGCGTGGCGATCTGCGGGCTCGGTGGGCTCGGCTCCAACGTCGCGATCCTGCTTGCGCGCGCGGGCGTGGGCGAGCTCTTTTTGATCGACTTCGACGTCGTCGAGCCGACCAACCTGAACCGCCAGCAGTACGAGATCGGCGATCTTTACAAGCCCAAAACGGCCGCTCTGCGCGAAAAAATCGCGCGCATAAACCCGTTTGTGCGCGTGCGAACCTTAAACGAGCGACTTACCGCGCACAACGTAGCCGAAATTTTAAAAAACGAGCGTATAATTTGCGAGTGCTTCGACGACGCGGCGGCGAAAGCGATGATTTTTGGCGCATTCGGCGGTACGGATCGCTTTTTGATCTGCGCTAGCGGTATGGCGGGTAGCGGCGATGCCAACGAGATCCGCACGATGCGGTTCGGCAAAAACGTCTTCGTCTGCGGCGACCGCAAAAGCGCCGCAGCTCAGGGCGTGGGGCTGCTCGCTCCGCGCGTGGCGATCTGCGCGGCACATCAGGCAAACGTCGCGCTTAGGCTGATTTTGGGCGAGGAGGGCTAG
- a CDS encoding tetratricopeptide repeat protein: protein MKKIILGLALLGSLAFGETQFQSLRKQYEQKCKAGNLEACGDAGAFYKLPTKFGGNSSDRDYKKVLYYYKKACDGNVYMICSDLGAMYEDGEGVKKDYKKAIELYNKACDGGVVDGCSNLGYMYTHDKGVKRDMTRAMGYFRRACDAGSWVACGNFASVLEAGGDRVRAAQYYQKAYELGKKDSPSLDHEKDYLRKYCDKYDILK, encoded by the coding sequence ATGAAAAAAATTATCTTAGGTTTGGCTCTGTTGGGATCTTTGGCTTTCGGCGAAACGCAATTTCAATCGCTAAGAAAACAATATGAGCAAAAATGCAAAGCAGGCAATCTTGAAGCTTGCGGTGACGCCGGCGCTTTTTATAAACTTCCGACCAAATTTGGGGGGAACTCATCCGATAGGGACTATAAAAAAGTGCTTTATTATTACAAAAAAGCTTGCGATGGAAATGTTTATATGATTTGCTCGGATTTGGGAGCAATGTATGAAGATGGCGAAGGGGTAAAAAAAGACTATAAAAAGGCTATCGAACTATATAATAAAGCTTGCGACGGCGGGGTTGTAGACGGCTGCAGCAATTTAGGTTATATGTATACACATGACAAAGGGGTAAAAAGAGATATGACGCGGGCTATGGGATATTTTAGGAGAGCTTGCGATGCGGGAAGCTGGGTAGCGTGCGGGAATTTCGCTTCAGTCCTTGAAGCAGGTGGCGACAGAGTAAGAGCGGCGCAATACTATCAAAAAGCCTACGAGCTGGGCAAAAAGGACTCGCCGTCATTAGACCATGAAAAAGACTATTTACGGAAATACTGCGACAAATACGACATACTAAAATAG
- the thiS gene encoding sulfur carrier protein ThiS — protein MIEICVNGERLQLAQDMSVSEFLRRRGHDLRLVALERDGEILKKEAWERTQISSGKKYEIVEFVGGG, from the coding sequence ATGATTGAGATCTGCGTAAACGGCGAGCGGCTGCAACTGGCGCAGGATATGAGCGTGAGCGAGTTTTTGCGCCGGCGCGGACACGATCTACGCCTAGTAGCGCTCGAGCGCGACGGCGAAATTTTAAAAAAAGAGGCGTGGGAGCGCACGCAGATCTCAAGCGGCAAAAAATATGAGATCGTCGAGTTCGTAGGCGGCGGCTGA
- a CDS encoding tetrahydrodipicolinate N-succinyltransferase N-terminal domain-containing protein — protein MKEIKSLSELQAFADKVRAKKGYRDPMMWAVGRVFKGRAEGHKSLSVNYAHVNFKDGLVSAAVLIHALTECGEVMDFSGSECILTLTHKALKKAIEALKFLQPDAKEGAHKNLQVLLAVKEAMKSDEHANFCASFIFEDAAPKSVESVYLKLYALSLNLCEPRTLNLDGAFSVLPNVAWDENARPIELWWLRENEIHLKMQGRYPRIISVDKFPRYLSHVVPPQNVRILDDAKVRLGAHIAAGTTVMPGAAYVNFNAGTIGSVMIEGRVSSSVVVGEGSDIGGGASILGVLSGTNGNAVSIGKHCLLGANSVTGIPLGDRCIVDADIAILEGTKVFIAQKDREALAALNPGFAFDREIYKGLELAGLSGLHFRQNSQSGQITASVSKRAIKLNAELH, from the coding sequence ATGAAAGAGATTAAAAGCCTAAGCGAGCTTCAGGCTTTTGCGGATAAAGTTCGCGCCAAAAAGGGCTATCGCGATCCGATGATGTGGGCGGTCGGGCGTGTATTTAAGGGGCGCGCGGAGGGGCATAAAAGCTTAAGCGTGAATTACGCGCACGTAAATTTTAAAGATGGGCTAGTAAGCGCAGCAGTGCTAATCCATGCTCTAACCGAATGCGGAGAGGTCATGGATTTTAGCGGTAGTGAGTGCATTTTGACGCTGACGCACAAAGCCCTAAAAAAGGCGATCGAGGCTTTAAAATTTCTGCAGCCAGACGCCAAAGAGGGCGCGCACAAAAACCTACAGGTGCTGCTTGCGGTTAAAGAGGCGATGAAATCAGACGAGCACGCGAACTTTTGTGCTAGTTTTATCTTTGAGGATGCCGCGCCAAAAAGCGTCGAGAGCGTCTATCTTAAGCTTTATGCGCTTTCGCTAAATCTCTGCGAGCCGCGCACGCTCAATCTAGATGGCGCATTTAGCGTGCTTCCGAATGTCGCATGGGACGAAAACGCTCGCCCGATCGAGCTTTGGTGGCTGCGTGAAAACGAAATTCATTTAAAAATGCAAGGCCGCTATCCACGCATAATCAGCGTCGATAAATTTCCGCGCTATCTAAGTCACGTCGTACCGCCGCAAAACGTTCGGATTTTAGACGATGCGAAGGTGCGTTTGGGTGCGCATATCGCCGCAGGTACGACCGTGATGCCGGGTGCTGCGTATGTGAATTTCAACGCAGGCACGATCGGCAGCGTTATGATCGAGGGGCGTGTCAGCAGCTCGGTCGTCGTGGGCGAGGGCAGCGACATAGGCGGCGGCGCATCGATTTTGGGCGTGCTAAGCGGTACCAACGGCAATGCCGTGAGCATCGGCAAGCACTGCTTGCTGGGCGCAAACTCCGTAACGGGCATTCCGCTAGGCGACCGCTGCATCGTGGATGCCGACATCGCGATACTTGAGGGCACGAAGGTTTTCATCGCGCAAAAGGATCGCGAGGCGCTAGCAGCGCTAAATCCAGGCTTTGCGTTCGATCGTGAAATTTATAAAGGGCTTGAGCTTGCTGGGCTTAGCGGTCTGCACTTCCGCCAAAACAGCCAAAGCGGGCAGATTACGGCAAGCGTTAGCAAGCGCGCGATCAAACTCAACGCGGAACTGCATTAA
- a CDS encoding thiazole synthase, producing MDDKLILGGKEFSSRLIMGSGKFDHAMIDACVRHAGCEIVTLALRRVNESKSRNILDFIPGGVTLLPNTSGARNAEEALRIARLARELGCGDFVKIEIIGDSKYLLPDNAETIKACEALAREDFVPLAYMHADLCVARDLVSAGAAAVMPLAAPIGSNRGLMMRGMIEILLGEIDVPIIVDAGLGAPSEACEAMQMGCAAVMVNTAIATSGDLALMARAFALGVQAGRDAYLAGLGAVCETACASSPLTGFLR from the coding sequence ATGGACGATAAACTGATCTTAGGCGGCAAGGAGTTTAGCTCGCGCCTGATAATGGGCTCTGGCAAGTTTGATCACGCGATGATAGACGCCTGCGTGCGGCACGCGGGCTGCGAGATCGTCACGCTCGCGCTGCGCCGCGTGAACGAAAGCAAGAGCCGCAATATCTTGGATTTCATCCCCGGCGGCGTCACGCTGCTGCCGAACACCAGCGGCGCGCGAAACGCAGAGGAAGCGCTGCGGATCGCACGGCTTGCGCGTGAGCTGGGCTGCGGCGACTTCGTAAAGATCGAGATCATAGGCGACAGCAAATACCTTCTGCCCGACAACGCTGAGACGATCAAGGCCTGCGAGGCCCTAGCGCGCGAGGATTTCGTGCCGCTTGCCTATATGCACGCCGATCTGTGCGTCGCGCGCGATCTGGTAAGCGCAGGGGCTGCCGCCGTGATGCCGCTAGCAGCGCCGATCGGCTCCAACCGCGGGCTGATGATGCGCGGGATGATCGAAATTTTGCTTGGCGAAATCGACGTGCCGATCATCGTAGATGCGGGGCTCGGCGCGCCTAGCGAGGCCTGCGAGGCGATGCAGATGGGCTGCGCCGCGGTGATGGTAAATACGGCGATCGCCACGAGCGGGGATCTGGCGCTGATGGCGCGGGCGTTTGCGCTCGGCGTGCAGGCAGGGCGCGATGCCTATCTGGCGGGGCTCGGTGCCGTTTGCGAAACAGCCTGCGCAAGCTCGCCGCTAACGGGATTTTTGAGGTAG
- the thiH gene encoding 2-iminoacetate synthase ThiH encodes MMGTGYLAGMEDIGSEIMQGTLALREGFCEEASEADVQRAISAKNRGLRDFAALLSVRAGEHLEQIAQAAAREKAAHFGSNVAVFTPIYISNYCDNLCVYCGFNCKNKIARARLDEAQLKAEFEAIAESGLEEILILTGESEKNSPVRYIGRACELARQYFKVIGVEIYPLNSADYAYLHACGVDFVTVFQETYDPTRYAQLHLAGNKRVFAYRFAAQERAIRGGMRGVGFAALLGLGDFRRDAFATGVHAWLLQRKYPRAEIAFSVPRLRPIINNDKINPKDVGERELLQVMCAYRLLLPSAQITISTRERAGFRDNAIRIAASKISAGVSVGIGGHSEQRGDEQFEISDARSVSEVCEAIRAGGLQPLMSEYIYV; translated from the coding sequence ATGATGGGAACCGGCTATCTAGCGGGCATGGAAGATATCGGAAGCGAGATAATGCAGGGCACGCTTGCCCTGCGCGAGGGCTTTTGCGAGGAGGCGAGCGAGGCTGACGTGCAAAGGGCGATCAGCGCGAAAAACAGAGGTCTGCGCGATTTTGCGGCGCTACTAAGCGTGCGCGCAGGCGAGCATTTGGAGCAGATCGCGCAAGCCGCAGCGCGCGAGAAGGCGGCGCATTTCGGCAGCAACGTTGCCGTTTTCACGCCGATTTACATTTCAAACTACTGCGACAATCTCTGTGTTTACTGCGGCTTTAACTGCAAAAACAAAATCGCGCGCGCAAGGCTTGATGAAGCGCAGCTAAAGGCGGAGTTTGAGGCGATAGCGGAGAGCGGACTAGAAGAAATCTTAATCCTCACGGGCGAGAGCGAGAAAAACAGCCCTGTGCGCTACATCGGGCGCGCCTGCGAGCTCGCACGGCAGTATTTTAAGGTGATCGGCGTCGAAATTTATCCGCTAAACTCCGCCGATTACGCCTATCTGCACGCTTGTGGCGTCGATTTCGTCACCGTTTTTCAAGAAACCTACGATCCCACGCGCTACGCGCAGCTGCATCTTGCGGGCAACAAGCGCGTTTTTGCGTATCGCTTCGCAGCTCAAGAGCGCGCTATTAGAGGCGGTATGCGCGGCGTGGGCTTTGCGGCGCTTTTGGGGCTCGGGGATTTCCGCCGCGATGCCTTTGCCACGGGCGTGCACGCGTGGCTGCTTCAGCGCAAGTACCCGCGCGCCGAGATTGCCTTTTCGGTGCCGCGCCTGCGCCCGATCATCAATAACGACAAAATAAACCCGAAGGACGTCGGTGAGCGCGAGCTGCTGCAGGTGATGTGTGCGTATCGGCTGCTGCTGCCAAGTGCGCAGATCACGATTTCAACGCGCGAGAGGGCGGGCTTCCGCGACAATGCGATTAGGATCGCGGCGAGCAAAATTTCGGCAGGCGTAAGCGTCGGTATCGGCGGGCACAGCGAGCAGAGGGGCGACGAGCAGTTCGAGATCAGCGATGCGCGCAGCGTAAGCGAGGTCTGCGAGGCGATCCGTGCAGGCGGGCTGCAGCCGTTGATGAGCGAGTATATCTATGTGTGA
- a CDS encoding ABC-F family ATP-binding cassette domain-containing protein, producing the protein MVEIKDLTMRFGKQLLFENVNLSLDKGRRYGLIGANGAGKSTLLKILSGQIEASSGEILIQSGLKIGVLGQDQFAFESFSVKDAVLYGNKRLYDAVREKTQLYEAGEFNDEINERLGELEMICAEEDPAYEYETRIEKILSSLGLNDFDKKMSEIETSNKFKVLLAQVLFPRPDVLFLDEPTNNLDIDAISWLEFELNRHTGTLVVISHDRHFLNRVCTDILDVDFRRVREFSGNYDDWFIASNLTLKQAQFEREKKLKEKAELEKFIARFSANASKAKQATSRQKQLDKLDLSELATSSRREPSILFKPAREIGNEILELSGVDMSFGEIEILKNFNLKLAHGDKIGIIGRNGVGKSTLCKIIMGELAPQRGKVHMGATIEPGYFAQDTNNKISGELKLYEYLQSPQNRDLDEIRKCLGRMLFSGAEQEKSVGSLSGGEKHRVMLSKLMLQRPNLLVLDEPNNHLDLEAIIALGEALYNFAGCAICVSHDRELIDAFANRILHLKGDGEIVDFRGTYEEYRESLGASDD; encoded by the coding sequence ATGGTTGAAATCAAAGATCTAACGATGCGCTTCGGCAAACAACTGCTTTTTGAAAACGTAAATTTAAGCCTCGATAAGGGCAGGCGCTACGGTCTCATCGGCGCAAACGGCGCGGGCAAATCGACGCTGCTTAAAATTTTAAGCGGGCAGATTGAAGCAAGCAGCGGCGAAATTTTGATCCAAAGCGGGCTTAAAATCGGCGTTTTGGGGCAGGATCAGTTCGCCTTCGAAAGTTTCAGCGTCAAAGACGCCGTGCTTTACGGTAACAAGCGCCTTTATGACGCCGTGCGCGAAAAGACGCAGCTTTACGAGGCGGGCGAGTTTAACGACGAGATAAACGAGCGCCTCGGCGAGCTTGAGATGATCTGTGCGGAGGAGGATCCCGCCTACGAATACGAAACGCGGATCGAGAAAATTTTAAGTTCGCTGGGGCTGAACGACTTCGATAAAAAGATGAGCGAGATCGAGACGAGCAATAAATTTAAGGTTCTGCTCGCGCAGGTGCTCTTCCCGCGCCCCGACGTGCTGTTTTTGGACGAGCCGACCAATAACCTCGATATCGACGCCATTTCGTGGCTTGAGTTTGAGCTAAATCGCCACACCGGCACGCTCGTAGTCATCAGCCACGACCGCCACTTCTTAAACCGCGTCTGCACGGACATCCTCGACGTCGATTTTAGGCGGGTACGCGAATTTAGCGGTAATTACGACGACTGGTTCATAGCGTCCAATCTCACCCTCAAACAGGCGCAGTTCGAGCGCGAGAAAAAGCTCAAAGAGAAGGCGGAGCTTGAAAAATTTATCGCTCGTTTTAGCGCCAACGCAAGCAAAGCAAAGCAGGCCACGAGCCGTCAAAAACAGCTCGACAAACTCGATCTTAGCGAGCTTGCGACCTCTTCGCGCAGAGAGCCTAGCATTTTATTCAAGCCCGCGCGCGAGATCGGCAATGAAATTTTAGAGCTAAGCGGCGTGGATATGAGCTTCGGCGAGATTGAAATTCTGAAAAATTTTAACCTCAAGCTCGCTCACGGCGATAAGATCGGCATCATCGGGCGAAACGGCGTGGGCAAAAGCACGCTTTGCAAGATCATCATGGGCGAGCTCGCGCCGCAGCGCGGCAAGGTACACATGGGCGCCACGATCGAGCCTGGGTACTTCGCGCAGGATACGAATAATAAAATTTCAGGCGAGCTCAAGCTCTACGAATATCTACAAAGTCCGCAGAATAGGGATCTGGATGAAATTCGCAAATGCCTTGGACGTATGCTTTTTAGCGGCGCGGAGCAGGAGAAAAGCGTGGGCAGCCTAAGCGGCGGCGAGAAACACCGCGTGATGCTAAGCAAGCTAATGCTGCAACGCCCGAACCTGCTGGTGCTAGATGAGCCCAACAACCACCTTGATCTTGAAGCGATCATCGCGCTTGGCGAGGCGCTGTATAACTTCGCGGGCTGCGCGATCTGCGTGAGCCACGACCGCGAGCTCATCGACGCGTTTGCAAATAGAATTTTGCACCTCAAAGGAGACGGTGAAATCGTCGATTTTAGGGGCACTTACGAGGAATATCGCGAGAGCTTGGGAGCGAGCGATGATTGA